The proteins below come from a single Oncorhynchus tshawytscha isolate Ot180627B linkage group LG22, Otsh_v2.0, whole genome shotgun sequence genomic window:
- the LOC112221818 gene encoding proline-rich receptor-like protein kinase PERK1, translating into MRRAHQEQVKKLDDEIWAILSNFPAGSPPFPPSSSSERKVPSASFRAGSHTPLRPPSPPSSLSGISSLVRPTSPQTASPGHSPRQKTQQRGTKNIVGPPSAPSGPGPAGASSQVDMMTGWLTDGRTDRLTDWLAD; encoded by the exons ATGAGACGAGCGCACCAG GAAcaagtgaagaagctggatgatgAGATCTGGGCAATCCTCTCCAACTTTCCAGCcggctctcctcccttccctccctcctcttcctctgagagGAAGGTCCCCAGCGCCTCGTTTCGGGCCGGGTCTCATACCCCCCTGaggcccccctctcccccttcctccctctctggtaTCTCCTCCCTGGTACGGCCTACTAGTCCTCAGACAGCCTCCCCAGGTCACTCTCCTCGACAGAAG ACTCAACAGCGGGGGACCAAGAACATAGTGGGTCCTCCTAGTGCTCCCAGTGGCCCCGGGCCTGCAGGGGCCTCCAGCCAGGTAGACATGATgacaggctggctgactgacggacggacggacagactgactgattggctagctgactga